DNA from Methylobacterium currus:
GGCCCCGCCGCCCCCACCGGAGCCGGAGCCGGTCCCGGAACCACCGCCGGCGCCCCCGCCGCCACCGCCGGAGCAGCCGGCCCCGGCCTCGAAGCCGGCCTCGGTCCAGAACCCGTTCTCGGTCGAGGAGATCGAAGCCGAGTTCGCCCGTCTCCTCGGCCGGCCGCTCGACAAGCGTTGACCATCGGGCACCCAGGGTGCCCGTACCCAAGGATCACGCGCGCAGGATTCTCGCGCTCAAGGCTGTTGCACCGGAACCGCGCCCGCCCGCCCTCGCAGGGGCGAGGCGGGCGCGGCGCTTGCGGGCCGCCACCGCACAGCCCAGGGTGCGCCGCCATGGCGCCCCCGACTCCCCGCTCCTTCCTCCCGATCCGCTCCCTTCTCCCGGCTCTCTGCCGCACGGCTTTCGCCCTGCTGTTCCTGTCGGGCGGGACGGCGCTGGCGCAGAGCCTGACGGTCGATCTCGGCCCCAGCGGCGGCGTCACCGAGCGGGCCTTGCAGCTCGTCGCCCTCATCACCGTGCTGGCGCTCGCGCCCTCGGTCCTGGTGATGGCGACCTCATTCACCCGCATCGTGGTGGTGCTGTCGATCCTGCGCTCGGCTCTGGGCACCCAGACGGCGCCGCCGAACGCGGTGATCGTCAGCCTGTCCCTGTTCCTCACCGCCTTCGTGATGGCGCCGACGGCGCGGGAAGCCTACCGCACCGGCATCGAGCCGCTCCTCGCCGGGCAGATCCAGCAGACCCAGGCCTTCGAGCGGGCGAGCCAGCCGTTCAAGGCGTTCATGCTGCGCAGCGTGCGCGAGAAGGACCTGCGGCTGTTCCTCGACCTGGCCCAGGCAGGGACGCCGGCGACCCCCCAGGCGGTGGGTCTCGAGGTGCTGACCCCCGCCTTCATGATCTCGGAGCTGCGCCGGGCCTTCGAGATCGGCTTCCTGCTGTTCATCCCGTTCCTGATCATCGACCTCGTGGTCGCGTCGATCCTGATGTCGGTCGGCATGATGATGCTGCCGCCCGCCACCGTGGCGCTGCCGTTCAAGCTGATCTTCTTCGTGCTGGTCGACGGCTGGACCCTGGTGGCCGGCTCCCTGGTGCAGAGCTACGGCGGCTGATCGGCCGTCTTCTCTCGCTCCTTCGGACCTTGGCCGCGTGGAACGAGGCGCAGGGCCTGCCCGGCGAGGTGGGCCGGCACGCCGCGGCGCACCAGCCGGTCGCGCCGGGCCCGGCGCGCGAGCGCGGCCGCCCGCGCCTCCGCGGCGTCGAGGAGCGGCTGCGCCCAGGCCTCGAACCAGGCGCTCTGCACCGTCAGGCCGAGGAGGACGAACTCGCAGGCCAGGACCCGGTAGGCCGCCGCGAACCGTCGCATCTGGTCGTCGAGGGCGGTGACCGGGTGCGGGGCGGCAGGCGGCACGGTCACCGGGCAGCAGAGCGGGACGGTGAGGTCACCGCAGGACGGCGTCGGGAGCCGTGCCCTCCCGGCCCGGCAAGCCGACCCCGCTCAAGACGGCGTCGATCACGTGCGGGTCGAGAACGGACTGCGCGGGCGCGATCTCGGCAGGTGGAATCACCGTCTCCTCCGGCATGGCGTCCGCCGGCACGGGGCCGCCCGGCAAGGAATCCCCTGGATTGTACGGCCGGTTGTAGCAGACGCAGATCGCACGCCAGAACGCCGCACGCTCCACGGGCGTGAGCCGGCGCAGGCAGGCATCGAGGGCCTCCTGGCCGGCGCGGGCGAGGTGCTCGCGCGCGCCGGCATCGAGACGATCGGGACAGGCGGAGGCCGCGAGATCGATCGGGCGCAGGTCCGGGTCGGGCAGGATCGGCGGAGGCGGCGAGGGATCGCGGGCTGCGGCGATCGTATCGGGCACGGTCGGCTCGGGCACGGCACGGCTCCCTGACGGTATTCCACGACAGGTCTAACGCCCAATGTCCCGCTTCGATCCAGACTGGCCGTCAGGGTTTGGAGACGCCGCCGACGGAGGCCGGGACACGCTCCGTCACGGCTCCGGCAGACCCCGTCAGGGCTCCGGCAGACCCCGTCACGGCTCCGGCAGACCCCGTCACGGCTCCGGCAGACCCCGTCAGGGCTCCGGAAAGAACGGCGGCGGGATGTTGTAGATCGGCAGGTTGGTGTTGCGCGGCAGCCAGGCGTGGAACACCGTACCATCCGTCTCGCCGTAGGAGACCGGCCGGACCGGTCCGCCGCGGAGCCGCACGAGGCCAGGACGGTGGTGCGGGCGGACGGCTCGCGCGACCGGCCGGTAGGCCGGCGCGTCTCCCATGCGAACCCGGCCGTAGCCGGCTTGTGCGGACATGACTCGCGCCGCCCGGTACGCGTCGGGATCGCCATCCGCCGCCGCGGGAGCGGCGAGCGCCAGGATCATCAGGCCGGCGGTCAGGGCGGGGCGCAGCATGCGGGCTCTCTCCGAAGCGCCGCCAGCCTAAGCCTCCGAATCCCACCAGGGGCTTAACCGCGGCTCGCGATCGCCACGCCGACCACCGCCACCACCATGCCGAGGAGCTGGACCGGCGCCAGGGTCTCGCCGAACAGCCCGAACGCCATCGCGGCCGAGACCGGCGGCACGAGGTAGAACAGGGCGGCCACCCCCGCCACCGCCCCGCGTCGGATCAGCCCGAGCAGGATCAGGATGCCGCCGACCGACAGGCCGAGCACCGCCCAGGCGAGGCCGAGGAGCAGCGGCGCCGAGAAGTCGAACTCGCCCCGCTCGGTGAGGAGCGCCAGCGGCAGGGTCAGCAGCAGGGCACCGACGAACTGCGCGGCGGCATTGGTGCGCAGATCGACGGCGGCGGCCGTGCGCTTCTGCCACAGGGTGCCGAGGGTGATGGCGATGGTGCCGCAGAAGCACACGCCCAGGGCCTCCGGCGGGATGCCGCCGGCTGCCCCGGCCGCCCCGATCCTGGGTGCCAGCACCAGCCCGGCGCCGACGAGGCCGACCGCGATGCCGAGCCAGCGCAGAGGCGAGACCCGCTCGCCGAGGAGCGGTCCGGCCACCGCCGCGGTCAAGAGCGGCTGCAGGCTCGCCACCAGGGCGGCGATGCCGGCCGGCAGCCCGCGATGCACCGCCCAGAACACCGCGTCGAGGTAGAGGCCGTGGATCAGGATCCCGGCCACCATCGCGTCGCGCCAGCCCCGCCAGCCCCGGGGCCACGTCGCGCCGGCCGCGAGGGCGATCCCGGTCAGCACGAGCGCGGTGAGGCCGAAGCGCACGGCGAGGAAGGTCAGCGGCTCGGCATGCGGCGCGATCAGCCGCGCCACGACGAAGCCCGTGGCCCAGATCAGGACGAACAGGCCGGGCGCCAGGCGGGCGGGCCAGGATGCATCGTACAGGGGCAGGAGGCGGCTCATGATGCCTGCGCATCGAGCACGAGCGCGGCGGTTCCGCAACCGGAACCTTGGCCATCCGTCTCGCCTGCCGCGACGGACCCCGGCGGGTCGGACAGCCCGCCGCCGGACCGGCGGCCTCGCGCCGTGCTCCGAAGGACGCGGCCGCGGGAATTCTTGGGCCCCGGCTTTTCAGGACGGGGGCGCGCGCTCTACCTGAGGCGACGGCTCCGCCGGCTGGCAAACCGGCCGGAGGGGAAGACCGTCTGGCGCAGGGTCACCGGCGTCGCGGGATCCATCGGAAGGCCCAACGTTCGAAAGGCCCGGATTCGGAACGCCCAAAATTTGAATCGCCCGTCGTCGTCCAGCCCGAGAGCCCGCGCGCCGTGATCCGTCCCCGCACCGCCCTGGAGATCGCTGCCATCGCGGCCCAGCGCTTCGTCGCCCATGACGGCTGGGCGATCGCCAGCCACATCGCGCTCTCGCTCCTGACCTCGCTGTTCCCGTTCCTGATCCTGCTCACCGCGCTGGCCAGCGTGTTCGGCACCAAGTCGCTCGCCGACGAGGCTGGCAACCTCCTGTTCGAGATCTGGCCGAGCGAGGTGGCGGGACCGATCGCCGGGGAGGTCCACCGGGTGCTGACCGAGCAGCGCGGTGGCCTCCTCACCCTCGGCGCGGTGCTGGCACTCTACTTCTCGTCGAGCGGGGTCGAGAGCCTGCGGGTCGGGCTCAACCGGGCCTACGGCCTGCGCGAGATGCGGCCGTGGTGGCTGACCCGCCTCGAATCGATCGGCTACGTCATCTGCGCCGCCTTCGCGATGCTGGCCTTCACCTTCCTGGTGGTGCTCGGGCCGCTGGTCTGGCGCGGCCTGGTGCTGGTGGCGCCGGGGCTGGAGCCGCTCGGCCTGACGATCGCGGTCGGCCGGGTGACGGTGACGGTGCTGCTGGTGGCGGGCGTGCTGGTGATCGCCCACAAGTTCATCGCCGCCGGGCGCCGGCCGGTGCACATGGTGCTGCCCGGCATCGCCGTGACCCTCGGCCTGTGGGTCCTGGCCGGCCTCGGCTTCGGGATGTATCTCGACCGGTTCTCGAGCGCCTACGTGTCGACCTATGGCGGCCTTGCGACCGCGATGGTCTTCCTGGTCTTCGTCTACTGGCTCGCCGCGATGTTCCTGTTCGGCGGCGAGATCAACGGCACGGTGATCGCCGCCCGCCGCCGGAGGCTTCAGGCCCGGGCCCAGAGCCGGCGGGACACGGTCAAGCTGATGTAGGGGAAGCGCCGGGCTCTGCCGATCTGGGATCCTCGACGTCCACCCCACTCTCCATCGCCCATCCCAGGGCCGCGCAGCGGAACCCGAGATCCCATGAACGCTGAGCCTTCAGGATGAAGCGGGGCGCGCTCCGCCTCGTTTCGGCATCGTCAGCGTTCATGGATCCCGGGTTCTCGACGAACCTCGCCCCGGGATGACGCAAAGGTGTGATGGGGCGGGGTAGGCCCGCCTCACGCCGCCAGGGCGTAGTCGTCGGGCTCCGGCTCGGCTGCCATGAACTGGGCCCGGGCGAGTTCGGCGAAGCGGCCGCCCTCGGCCACCAGTTCGTCGAAGGTGCCGCTCTCGACGATCCGTCCCTCGTGGAAGACCAGGATGCGGTCGGCGTCGCGGATCGTCGACAGGCGGTGGGCGATCAACGAAGGTGGTGCGTCCCTCCATCACCGCCTCCAGGGCGCCCTGGAGCTTGCGCTCGGTGGCGGCGTCGAGCGCGCTCGTCGCCTCGTCGAGGATCAGGACCGGCGGGTTCTTCAGGAGCGCCCGGGCGATCGAGAGCCGCTGGCGCTCGCCCCCCGAGAGCGAGCGGCCGCGCTCGCCGATGACCGTGTCGAGCCCGTCGGGCTGGCGCGCCATGAATTCCGAGGCCTGGGCCCGCTCCAGCGCGTCGAGCATCTCGGCGTCGGTGGCGTCGGGCCGGCCGACCTGGAGGTTCTCGCGGATCGAGCGGGCGAACAGCATCGGCTCCTGGAACACCACGCCGATGTTGTGGCGCAGGGACGAGAGGGCGATGTCGCGAAGGTCCTCGCCGTCGATGCGGATCGTGCCGGCATCGGGGTCGAAGGCGCGGTGCAGCAGGCCGAGCGTCGTCGACTTGCCCGACCCCGTCGTGCCGACGAGGGCCACGGTCTCGCCGGCGCGGGCCGTGAACGAGACCCCGTCGAGGGCCGGGCGGCGACCGTCATAGGAGAAGCGCACGTCCTCGAACGACACGTCGCCGTCGAGCCGCGCCACCGCCTTGGCGCCGGGCCGGTCGTGGACGGCGGGCACGGTGTCGAGGATCTCGAAGAATTCCTGCATCTTCGGCGCCTGCAGGAAGACGCCGTTGACGAAGGCGACGACCTGATCGAGCCGGGTGACCAGCATCGTGGCGAGGCTCATGAACGAGACCACGTCGCCGACGGTGGCCATCCCGTGGCCGTGCAGCACGATGCCGGTGACGAAGATCGCCGTCATGGTCAGGGTCGCCGAGGCGCGGGTGGCGACCGAGGCGAGCGCCCACCAGGACAGGACCGGGATCTGCGCGGCGAGCAGGTCGCGGATGATGCCGTGCATCGCCTCCTTCTCGGCCTTGGCGCGGGTGAAGGACTGGATCACCGCGACGTTGCCGAGGGCGTCCGAGGCGTGGGCCGCGAGGCCCGAATGATACGCCTCGACCTTGCCCTGGAGGGACTCGGTGCGGCGCAGGACGAAGGTGGTGAGCGTGGTGAACACCACCATCAGGGCGACCAGGATCGAGCCGAGCTGCCAGTTGAGGAACAGCGTCAGCGGCAGCAGCACGACGAGGGAGACGAGCGCGGCGCAATGGTCGCGGAAGAAGCCGAGCCAGGTCGCCGCCATGCCGCTCGTCCCCTCCAGCATCGCCTTCAGCACCCGGCCCGAATGATTGGCCGAGTGGAAGGCGAGCGGCAGGTCGAGGACGTGCTCGAAGTAGTTCGCCATGGCCGAGAGCCGGCTGCGATGGGCGAGCCGGTCGGCATGGAGCGCGATCAAGACGCCGGCAGCGATCGAGAACAGCCCGAAGGCCACCCAGGCACCGACGAGGACGAGGAGGCCGGACGTGCCGGCGCCGCCGGCCGGCAGGTTGGTCAGTCGGTCGATGATGCGGCCGAACAGCACCGGCTCGGCGAAGGCCGCCACCGCCAGGGCGACGTTCGCGGCCGCCAGAAGCACCCCGAGACGCAGATCGGGCCCGAGCTGGCCCATGACCCGAACATAGAGCCTGATCAACCGCATGGACGGTAAATCCTGATGAGATGCCCTTGTGATGCGGCCCGGGCGCTCGCCCGCCGCCTGCCCCGCGCGCGGCCTGTTGTGGCGGCCGTTCGATCGCATGCCCCCTCTATGACCGATTCTCGCTGAACGGCGCATGACGGCGTCGCGGCGAAGGGGCGGCATTTTTACCGTTCGTTGAGCCTGTTCGCCGTAATCTCCGGACCAGGACACACGCGACCGTCCGGTGACGCGCCCCGCGAACGGGGTCGCGCGACGGCGCATGAAGGGGCCGAGCTCAGATGGATATCGCAACCGGCGCCGGCCTCGTCGGCGGCATCGCGGTCGTGTTCGTGCTCATCATGATCGACGGCGGCAACTTCGCCGCCTATTTCGACAAGCACGCGGTGATCGTGATCTTCGGCGGCGCCACCGCCGCCACCATGCTGCGCTTCCCCTTCTCGGTCATCGTGCACGGCGTGCCGATGGGGCTGCGCTACGCCTTCAACATGCGGGCGATCCGGCCGCGCGAGCTGATCGACGAGATCACCAAGATCGCCGACGTGGTCAAGCGCCAGGGCCCGATGGCGATCGAGAACCTCGAGATCTCGGACCCGTTCCTGGCGCAGGGCGTGCGCTACATCGCCGACGGCTACGACCGCGAGTTCATCCGCGACACGATGGAGCGCGACCGCGACAACTTCCTGATGCATCTCGACGAGGGCTCGAAGGTGTACCGCGCCTTCGGCGACTGCGCCCCGGCCTGGGGCATGATCGGCACCATCCTCGGCATGGTGACGATGTTCGCCAACATGTCCGACCCCTCGAAGCTCGGCCCCGCCATGGCGACCGCTTTGCTCGCCACCCTCTACGGCGCGCTGATCGCCAACATGATCACCCTGCCGATCGCCGACAAGCTGCACGTCAAGCTCGAGGAGGAGGACGTCTCCCGCACGCTCATCATCGACGGGGTGCTGCTGATCCGCGACGCCAAGAGCGCCTCGCTGGTGCGCGAGATGCTGATCGCCTACCTGCCGCACAATCATCGTGACGAGATGGCCGCCGAGGCGGCGTGACCCACCGCGACGAGACGGCCGCCGAGGCGGCCTGAGCAAACGCCCCTGAACGAACGCCGACGTGTGAGCGCCCGTCGAGGAGACCTGAGCGGTGGCTAGAAAGAAGCGCGGCGCCCATGGCGGCCACGGCTGGTTCGTGACCTTCGCGGACCTCATGGCGCTGCTGATGAGCTTCTTCGTGATGATCGCGGCCTATTCGACGCAGGATCAGAAGAAGCTCCAGCTGGTGGCGGGCTCGATGCGCGACGCCTTCGGCAACAACCGGGAGTCACGCTTCGCCGGCATCATCGAGA
Protein-coding regions in this window:
- the fliP gene encoding flagellar type III secretion system pore protein FliP (The bacterial flagellar biogenesis protein FliP forms a type III secretion system (T3SS)-type pore required for flagellar assembly.) encodes the protein MAPPTPRSFLPIRSLLPALCRTAFALLFLSGGTALAQSLTVDLGPSGGVTERALQLVALITVLALAPSVLVMATSFTRIVVVLSILRSALGTQTAPPNAVIVSLSLFLTAFVMAPTAREAYRTGIEPLLAGQIQQTQAFERASQPFKAFMLRSVREKDLRLFLDLAQAGTPATPQAVGLEVLTPAFMISELRRAFEIGFLLFIPFLIIDLVVASILMSVGMMMLPPATVALPFKLIFFVLVDGWTLVAGSLVQSYGG
- a CDS encoding DMT family transporter; this encodes MSRLLPLYDASWPARLAPGLFVLIWATGFVVARLIAPHAEPLTFLAVRFGLTALVLTGIALAAGATWPRGWRGWRDAMVAGILIHGLYLDAVFWAVHRGLPAGIAALVASLQPLLTAAVAGPLLGERVSPLRWLGIAVGLVGAGLVLAPRIGAAGAAGGIPPEALGVCFCGTIAITLGTLWQKRTAAAVDLRTNAAAQFVGALLLTLPLALLTERGEFDFSAPLLLGLAWAVLGLSVGGILILLGLIRRGAVAGVAALFYLVPPVSAAMAFGLFGETLAPVQLLGMVVAVVGVAIASRG
- a CDS encoding YihY/virulence factor BrkB family protein produces the protein MRPRTALEIAAIAAQRFVAHDGWAIASHIALSLLTSLFPFLILLTALASVFGTKSLADEAGNLLFEIWPSEVAGPIAGEVHRVLTEQRGGLLTLGAVLALYFSSSGVESLRVGLNRAYGLREMRPWWLTRLESIGYVICAAFAMLAFTFLVVLGPLVWRGLVLVAPGLEPLGLTIAVGRVTVTVLLVAGVLVIAHKFIAAGRRPVHMVLPGIAVTLGLWVLAGLGFGMYLDRFSSAYVSTYGGLATAMVFLVFVYWLAAMFLFGGEINGTVIAARRRRLQARAQSRRDTVKLM
- a CDS encoding motility protein A yields the protein MDIATGAGLVGGIAVVFVLIMIDGGNFAAYFDKHAVIVIFGGATAATMLRFPFSVIVHGVPMGLRYAFNMRAIRPRELIDEITKIADVVKRQGPMAIENLEISDPFLAQGVRYIADGYDREFIRDTMERDRDNFLMHLDEGSKVYRAFGDCAPAWGMIGTILGMVTMFANMSDPSKLGPAMATALLATLYGALIANMITLPIADKLHVKLEEEDVSRTLIIDGVLLIRDAKSASLVREMLIAYLPHNHRDEMAAEAA